A DNA window from Trypanosoma brucei brucei TREU927 chromosome 10, whole genome shotgun sequence contains the following coding sequences:
- a CDS encoding dual specificity protein phosphatase, putative: MQELIAVRVKDGIFVGNAVAAHDREFISLNKITHVVNCAGGELADLFADDGVKYLTFPWKDPTGSVCTAVMFDSADENVKRTVRFIDEALEAGDCVLVHSQLGMSRSPALVAAYLIVKYGWKLESAISFLEMAHKDMSIKPHFLRQLRMFAKRNTIEHDIFDVDVDDSSFGLDNVQWMLRNTLLNGLTSASQRQNELYKLCSSKVDVGQPVKTSDVRVTTTRMKKAKRLVFVDTKQGSDVEPRSGTPVVTVQPLRQSEPGNHFLGYHGSIALEGRRRSNSIMRHSVSPCGRSVESDPSTNPHGRQELTLRFESKSGRSCSAFDGATSSQAARTASGYSTIDGASHVGEYHTHLPSPDTIHAPARSPFATLTSGHKYRKGSPLPSVVYNSSPMRSVQRPSSALVSEGRGAQLRTSSYTRPTGFSRSGVARSGSPCSVSSHSSAFLATSTRLSSYRNIAPHRSQPSSNVQPAWSAGKTALSPSRVHRSLLRSSPLNNRPGSPVERPSSTPRRVSSPTSGSADACSSRTVCGTNSGSKGGGVGLLRRQIPAAIPSSRS; encoded by the coding sequence ATGCAGGAACTTATCGCTGTCCGTGTCAAGGATGGCATCTTCGTGGGAAATGCGGTGGCTGCACACGATCGTGAGTTCATTTCACTCAACAAGATAACCCATGTTGTTAACTGTGCCGGTGGCGAGCTCGCTGATCTTTTCGCAGACGATGGCGTAAAATATCTTACGTTTCCCTGGAAAGACCCTACTGGTTCAGTCTGCACAGCAGTAATGTTTGATAGTGCGGATGAAAATGTTAAGCGGACGGTGCGGTTCATAGATGAGGCACTTGAAGCTGGTGATTGCGTGTTGGTACACAGCCAACTCGGTATGTCACGTAGCCCAGCCTTAGTAGCGGCCTACCTGATCGTGAAGTATGGGTGGAAACTGGAGAGTGCCATCTCCTTTTTGGAAATGGCTCACAAGGACATGTCCATAAAACCACATTTTCTGCGACAACTCCGAATGTTTGCGAAGCGCAACACTATAGAACACGATATTTTTGATGTTGACGTGGACGATTCATCTTTTGGTTTGGACAATGTCCAGTGGATGCTTCGTAACACACTACTTAATGGTCTTACCTCCGCCAGCCAGCGTCAGAACGAGCTATACAAACTGTGCTCAAGCAAGGTAGATGTCGGCCAACCAGTTAAAACGTCCGACGTGCGAGTTACTACAACACGCATGAAGAAGGCTAAGCGTCTGGTGTTTGTTGACACTAAGCAAGGGTCAGATGTTGAACCAAGGAGCGGCACGCCTGTTGTTACCGTTCAGCCACTGCGTCAAAGTGAACCGGGGAATCACTTCCTCGGTTACCATGGTTCCATTGCCCTTGAGGGGCGTCGTCGTAGCAACAGTATCATGCGTCACAGTGTCTCTCCCTGCGGTCGTAGTGTCGAATCCGATCCTAGCACAAATCCACATGGACGGCAAGAGCTCACGCTACGTTTTGAATCAAAGAGTGGCAGGAGTTGCTCAGCTTTTGACGGGGCCACCTCATCGCAGGCCGCACGTACGGCTAGCGGATATTCCACGATTGATGGAGCAAGTCACGTCGGTGAATATCACACGCACCTGCCATCGCCGGACACTATTCACGCTCCAGCCCGCTCTCCGTTCGCGACACTCACGTCCGGGCACAAGTACCGTAAGGGGTCTCCTTTACCCTCTGTCGTGTACAACAGTTCGCCGATGCGGTCTGTGCAGCGTCCCTCATCTGCGCTTGTGTCTGAGGGAAGAGGCGCGCAGTTAAGGACCTCATCTTACACAAGACCAACGGGGTTCTCTCGAAGTGGAGTAGCGCGGTCAGGTAGTCCATGTTCGGTGAGTTCGCATTCCAGTGCGTTTCTCGCGACGTCCACACGGTTGTCGTCCTACAGGAACATTGCGCCACACCGATCGCAACCGAGCAGTAATGTCCAACCAGCGTGGAGCGCTGGAAAGACGGCGTTATCTCCGTCAAGGGTTCACAGATCTTTACTGCGAAGCAGTCCATTAAATAACCGTCCGGGTTCTCCAGTGGAGCGGCCTTCCTCCACTCCTCGTAGGGTATCGTCACCCACATCCGGTTCTGCCGATGCTTGCAGCAGTCGTACGGTCTGTGGTACGAACAGTGGCTCCAAGGGTGGGGGAGTGGGTTTGCTGCGACGCCAGATACCAGCGGCCATACCATCCAGCAGGAGTTGA
- a CDS encoding ribonuclease L inhibitor, putative, producing the protein MPPKNRQDEEKSKLTRIAVVNHDRCKPAKCNLECSKCCPVNLQGKLCVVVQKKSTISVISEELCIGCGLCVKKCPYGAIQIINLPSNLNKDTVHRYGPNSFKLHRLPLPRPGQVLGLVGANGTGKSTALSILKGKTKPNLGRYKDEPSWEEILKYFRGSEHQAYFQHMLEQKMRVLLKPQYVDQVPKVTKGKVGDLLTKADERGVKDYYMKELDIENVADRELEKLSGGELQRFTIAALCVQNASVYMFDEPSSYLDVRQRLMAAKVIRSLLKDDNYVVVVEHDLSVVDYMSDFVCVLYGVPGIYGVVTMPYGVREGINIFLDGFVPTENLRFRQESLSFRITDDLEETTKRSVQHSYPSMVKNLGGFTLTVESGSFSDSEIVVLLGENGCGKTTFIRMLAGHIKPDNEVEVPQLCISYKPQKIAPKFQGTVKDLLQSKIYEAFSNPQFQTDVLKPMTVEELYDQEVQHLSGGQLQRVGLCLALGTPANIYLIDEPSAYLDSDQRIIAARVIKRYIMHAKRTAFIVEHDFIMATYLADRVIVYDGTPAVNCKANAPCALLEGMNKFLKSLDITFRRDPSNFRPRINKFDSVKDREQKIAGNYFYMVEEVAKPVKPAKVDGEDEDEDDESNE; encoded by the coding sequence ATGCCACCTAAAAACAGGCAAGATGAGGAAAAGTCTAAACTGACTCGTATTGCCGTTGTAAACCACGACCGATGCAAGCCAGCAAAATGCAATCTAGAGTGCAGTAAGTGCTGTCCAGTTAACCTTCAGGGGAAACTATGTGTTGTGGTTCAAAAAAAGTCAACAATTTCTGTAATTTCAGAAGAACTTTGTATTGGCTGCGGTTTATGCGTTAAAAAATGTCCTTATGGAGCCATTCAAATCATCAACTTGCCATCCAATCTGAATAAAGATACTGTTCATCGGTACGGCCCCAATAGTTTCAAACTCCATAGGCTACCTCTTCCTCGTCCAGGGCAGGTCTTGGGACTCGTTGGAGCGAATGGCACGGGCAAATCGACGGCATTGTCTATTCTGAAGGGCAAGACTAAGCCAAATCTTGGTCGCTATAAGGATGAACCCAGTTGGGAGGAGATATTAAAATACTTTCGAGGGTCTGAGCACCAAGCGTATTTTCAACACATGCTGGAGCAAAAGATGCGTGTTCTCCTGAAACCACAATATGTGGATCAGGTTCCCAAAGTTACCAAGGGAAAAGTGGGGGATCTACTAACTAAAGCTGATGAGCGGGGTGTGAAGGACTACTATATGAAGGAACTTGATATAGAAAACGTTGCTGATCGCGAACTCGAAAAATTATCTGGTGGTGAGCTACAGCGGTTTACCATTGCTGCTCTCTGTGTCCAAAATGCCTCAGTGTACATGTTTGACGAGCCTTCTAGTTATTTGGATGTTCGGCAGAGACTGATGGCCGCTAAGGTGATTCGTTCTCTGCTGAAAGATGATAAttatgttgttgtcgttgagCATGACCTTTCTGTTGTGGACTATATGTCCGACTTCGTGTGTGTTCTCTACGGCGTTCCCGGAATCTACGGAGTGGTAACGATGCCTTACGGGGTCCGAGAAGGTATTAACATTTTCTTGGATGGTTTTGTCCCAACTGAAAATCTGAGGTTTCGTCAAGAGAGTTTGTCATTTCGCATTACCGATGACTTGGAAGAGACGACCAAACGCAGTGTACAACATTCTTACCCGTCCATGGTAAAGAATTTGGGAGGGTTTACATTAACTGTCGAATCGGGATCCTTTTCTGACTCTGAGATTGTTGTCCTTCTAGGTGAGAATGGATGTGGTAAAACGACGTTTATTCGCATGCTCGCTGGCCACATTAAACCGGATAATGAAGTGGAAGTACCTCAACTGTGCATAAGTTACAAACCACAGAAGATCGCACCGAAGTTTCAGGGAACCGTGAAGGATCTTCTCCAATCAAAGATATACGAAGCGTTCTCTAATCCCCAATTCCAGACAGATGTACTAAAACCCATGACAGTTGAGGAGCTGTACGATCAGGAGGTGCAACACCTTTCCGGTGGTCAGTTGCAACGCGTTGGTCTATGCCTTGCCCTCGGCACACCGGCAAATATCTATCTAATAGACGAACCCAGTGCCTACTTGGATTCGGACCAGCGTATAATAGCTGCCCGTGTCATCAAGAGATACATTATGCATGCCAAACGAACTGCGTTCATCGTTGAGCACGATTTTATTATGGCAACATACCTGGCGGATCGTGTTATTGTATACGACGGCACTCCAGCTGTAAATTGCAAGGCCAACGCTCCCTGTGCCCTCTTGGAGGGAATGAACAAATTTTTGAAAAGCCTCGATATTACTTTCAGACGTGATCCATCGAATTTCCGTCCGCGAATCAACAAGTTTGACTCGGTTAAAGATCGTGAACAGAAAATCGCGGGGAACTACTTCTACATGGTGGAAGAGGTCGCAAAACCGGTCAAACCAGCGAAGGTGGATGGAGAGGATGAGGACGAAGATGATGAAAGCAACGAGTAG
- a CDS encoding histone deacetylase (identical to GB:AAL86696.1: histone deacetylase-like protein HDO1 {Trypanosoma brucei;} (PMID:12100550)) gives MNEDGDCRRVALIDTSCYSADCTLSALVPQHAMKPYRLLVTMELIASLGLKRFCRTVVPPPIGIKELLTYHAEDYILNLGLHSNRSWLWNTEVSKVTFSGDCPPVEGIVEYSLSTVSGSLMAAVLLNSGAVDTAIHWGGGMHHAKCGECSGFCYVNDIVIAIIELLKCHDRVLYVDLDMHHGDGVDEAFCRSRRVFTLSLHKFGESFFPGTGHPRDVGIGNGRHYTMNLAMWDGVDDFYYTTVFERALRSIVKRFNPNVVVLQCGADSLAGDRLGHFNLSSWGHGKCVEEVKKLGLPMLVVGGGGYTLRNVAKLWAYETSILCGKRLPLNTVIPLHRMPLSGWLFEESPQLLVSQDEENKPLPGVNVQRSFRVIIEQIDKHCPNIMTV, from the coding sequence ATGAATGAGGATGGTGATTGTCGGCGCGTCGCTCTCATTGACACATCTTGCTATTCCGCTGATTGTACGCTCTCAGCGTTGGTTCCTCAGCATGCAATGAAACCGTATAGACTTTTGGTGACAATGGAACTAATTGCATCACTGGGGTTAAAGCGGTTTTGTCGGACGGTTGTCCCGCCACCAATTGGTATTAAAGAGCTGCTTACCTACCATGCTGAAGATTACATACTGAATCTGGGACTTCATAGTAACCGCAGCTGGTTGTGGAATACAGAGGTATCGAAGGTTACCTTTTCCGGAGATTGTCCACCTGTTGAGGGAATTGTTGAATATTCTCTCTCAACAGTTAGTGGCTCCCTCATGGCGGCTGTTTTGCTGAATAGTGGTGCTGTCGATACAGCGATTCATTGGGGTGGAGGTATGCATCATGCAAAGTGCGGTGAGTGTTCTGGATTCTGTTACGTGAATGATATTGTTATCGCCATTATTGAGCTACTGAAATGCCATGATAGAGTTTTATATGTTGATCTTGATATGCATCACGGAGACGGAGTCGACGAAGCGTTTTGCCGTAGCAGAAGAGTCTTTactctttcccttcacaaGTTTGGCGAGTCCTTTTTTCCGGGTACAGGCCATCCACGGGATGTAGGCATTGGAAACGGACGCCACTACACTATGAACTTAGCCATGTGGGATGGTGTGGATGACTTCTACTACACCACAGTTTTTGAGCGTGCGCTCAGATCCATTGTAAAACGGTTCAATCCAAATGTAGTTGTCTTGCAGTGTGGAGCCGATTCGCTCGCAGGAGATCGTTTGGGACATTTTAATCTCTCGTCATGGGGTCATGGAAAGTGTGTTGAAGAGGTAAAGAAATTAGGGCTACCAATGCTTGtggttggtggtggtggttacACCCTGCGGAATGTTGCCAAGCTGTGGGCATACGAAACTAGCATACTCTGTGGGAAAAGGCTCCCCTTGAACACTGTCATTCCTCTACATCGAATGCCTCTTAGTGGATGGCTCTTCGAAGAATCGCCACAACTTTTAGTTTCACaggatgaagaaaacaaacctCTTCCTGGTGTTAACGTTCAACGATCCTTCCGCGTGATTATTGAGCAAATAGACAAGCACTGTCCAAATATAATGACTGTTTGA
- a CDS encoding uncharacterized protein (similar to Nucleotide-binding protein 1 (NBP 1). (Swiss-Prot:Q9R060) (Mus musculus;)): MNLANSHCIGPDSPDAGLAPSCKGCPNASLCASAPKGPDPDIELIRQRLSGVKRKVLIVSGKGGVGKSTLTKELAFAIGKRGLNVAVVDLDICGPSIPRLTGARGENAHYSATGIEPVMIDETVTMMSMHYFLENKNEAVLFRGPRKNGAVKMFLKDVIWNDVDVMLIDTPPGTSDEHITTASLLQQCGGVSGAVLVTTPQMVAEADVRREVNFCQKAKLNIMGIVENMSGFVCPNCGSGSFIFPRTNTRGAGKRLSEEFGIPLWGEIPLDPKLMSSCEEGTPLAESVDQNNPTLDVLNSISRKLIESLAME; encoded by the coding sequence ATGAACTTGGCAAATTCTCATTGTATCGGACCCGACAGTCCTGATGCTGGTCTGGCACCTTCCTGTAAAGGGTGCCCAAATGCTTCTCTATGTGCTTCTGCACCCAAAGGTCCCGATCCTGATATTGAACTTATCAGGCAACGGTTGTCTGGTGTTAAGCGGAAGGTGCTAATCGTTAGTGGGAAAGGAGGTGTGGGGAAGAGTACGCTTACTAAAGAGTTGGCTTTTGCCATTGGGAAGAGAGGACTCaacgttgctgttgttgatctCGACATATGCGGGCCCTCTATTCCACGTTTGACGGGCGCTCGGGGGGAAAATGCACACTACAGTGCCACTGGTATTGAACCGGTGATGATCGATGAAACGGTGACTATGATGTCCATGCACTACTTTCTTGAAAATAAGAATGAAGCTGTGCTCTTTCGCGGGCCCAGGAAGAATGGCGCTGTCAAAATGTTTCTGAAGGATGTAATTTGGAACGATGTTGATGTGATGCTGATTGACACACCCCCTGGGACGTCAGATGAGCACATCACTACTGCATCTCTTCTTCagcaatgtggtggcgtcaGTGGCGCTGTTTTAGTAACCACACCCCAGATGGTTGCAGAGGCTGACGTAAGACGGGAGGTAAACTTCTGTCAAAAGGCAAAATTGAACATAATGGGTATTGTTGAAAATATGAGCGGTTTCGTGTGCCCTAACTGTGGTAGTGGCTCGTTTATATTTCCACGTACAAATACGCGGGGTGCTGGAAAGCGCTTAAGCGAGGAGTTTGGAATTCCTCTTTGGGGAGAAATACCCCTTGATCCAAAGCTGATGAGCTCGTGCGAGGAAGGTACCCCTCTTGCAGAGTCTGTCGACCAAAATAATCCAACGCTTGATGTTTTGAACTCAATTTCGAGGAAACTCATTGAAAGTTTAGCGATGGAGTAG
- a CDS encoding DNA polymerase eta, putative — translation MRCIAHIDMDCFYAQVEAVRLGVDCRTEPYVLSQWGNLIAVNYPARKFGIGRFDTVTDALEKCPHVKISHVATYAAGEVEYRYHENPSKQTHKVALEPYREASRKIFRILDSFDGVEVEKGSVDEAFLDVTKAAHMKQGEMGLLSSQGELRLEDVADPTTIVIPSRQAEIAAWLKEHGREFSDVFDVTLHPQPTAENMSLLAAASRVVWTIRQKIYDELRYDCSAGIAHNKLLAKSISARHKPNQQTLLFPDCVASVMWDLPFKSIRGFGGKFGEVVRLACGGKETCREAWLHSLCAMSKFFESVGDAEYAYRRLRGYDEGKIRERSISKSLMASKAFSPPSSTANGVQKWVTVLSGELSARYEDFCNTYGVKGHSFNVKLGNRGLDQPSSVANKTFPLPELVTPQTLVSAAMQCVTAIMANRPGVVVNAVMLTIGSFKKQESDESGVRSQQTTLRDFFKLKNPGKRERNHTDEAMVITLSSCPSSPVSRESLKSTPGTRVVFDVEDDGDDEEGESGEKDVHIID, via the coding sequence ATGCGCTGCATCGCCCACATCGATATGGATTGCTTTTATGCTCAGGTGGAAGCTGTGCGGCTCGGCGTCGACTGCCGAACGGAACCTTATGTTCTTTCTCAGTGGGGCAACCTTATAGCAGTAAATTATCCTGCACGCAAGTTTGGAATTGGTCGGTTTGACACTGTGACTGATGCACTGGAGAAGTGCCCTCACGTAAAAATTTCACACGTCGCCACGTATGCCGCTGGAGAGGTGGAGTATCGCTACCACGAAAATCCCAGTAAGCAAACGCACAAGGTAGCCCTAGAGCCTTACAGAGAAGCTAGTCGGAAAATATTCCGCATTTTAGATAGTTTTGATGGAGTGGAAGTTGAAAAGGGTAGCGTGGACGAGGCATTCCTCGACGTAACGAAAGCTGCTCATATGAAGCAAGGTGAGATGGGATTGCTCTCATCGCAGGGTGAGCTCCGCCTGGAGGACGTTGCAGATCCAACTACAATTGTGATTCCAAGCCGTCAGGCCGAAATCGCTGCGTGGCTCAAAGAACACGGAAGGGAGTTTAGTGATGTGTTTGACGTAACGCTACATCCCCAACCAACGGCGGAGAACATGTCACTTCTCGCTGCAGCCTCTCGTGTTGTGTGGACCATACGGCAGAAAATCTATGATGAGCTTCGTTATGATTGCTCCGCAGGTATTGCACACAACAAACTTCTTGCTAAGAGCATCTCAGCGCGCCATAAACCGAACCAGCAGACGCTCTTGTTTCCTGATTGTGTTGCCTCTGTTATGTGGGATTTACCCTTCAAGAGCATTCGTGGATTTGGTGGGAAATTCGGCGAGGTTGTTCGACTTGCATGTGGTGGGAAGGAAACGTGTCGTGAGGCTTGGCTACATTCCCTATGCGCGATGAGCAAGTTTTTTGAAAGTGTAGGAGATGCAGAATATGCATACCGTCGCTTACGTGGCTATgatgaggggaaaataagagagcgaTCTATTTCAAAGAGTTTGATGGCATCAAAGGCGTTTAGCCCACCGTCGTCCACTGCAAACGGTGTGCAAAAGTGGGTCACGGTTCTGAGCGGCGAACTTTCCGCCCGCTACGAGGATTTCTGCAATACATACGGAGTAAAGGGACACTCATTCAATGTGAAGCTAGGCAACCGCGGCCTTGACCAGCCGAGCAGTGTTGCAAACAAAACCTTCCCGCTGCCGGAACTTGTGACGCCGCAAACACTCGTGTCCGCTGCAATGCAGTGCGTCACGGCAATTATGGCCAATCGACCGGGTGTAGTGGTAAATGCGGTAATGCTCACCATTGGATCATTTAAGAAGCAGGAAAGCGACGAAAGCGGGGTCCGAAGCCAGCAAACGACCCTTagggatttttttaaattgaaGAACCCCGGGAAACGTGAGCGAAATCATACTGATGAGGCCATGGTAATTACCCTATCGTCCTGCCCCTCCTCCCCCGTATCACGTGAATCTTTGAAGAGCACCCCAGGAACAAGGGTGGTGTTTGATGTGGAGGACGATGGAGACgatgaggagggggaaagcgGAGAGAAGGATGTACACATCATTGACTGA
- a CDS encoding ATP-dependent DEAD/H RNA helicase, putative, with amino-acid sequence MNIYSWESSARPQKGKAKKAGTIVFHPDETVDLSFNRLQKEYPLDKTEHPNSQKASEGQTERKKAPLMTAGTAKNLVKRMGFEALLPCQAQCYRGVFNRRDVILHSRTGSGKTLAYALPIIERHLIMSSFSPPASTGPFLLIFLFSNELAAQTKGVLKKIYPKLNILIAGFDNLEVRRCDVLIGTVRSLDEAIRGRLSKESTRGEKRTRSGRAREEEEEKEEAYCDDPGTDEREGDFASSSVSASNVCAIVVDEVDLTLGPRFSNIGRRMRNLLNFIRKANGSLAKGLLTDYRAHHYVLCGATIPNWVVKAGFLGVKKYYYQLVTVGTAKLPERLECFSMYCPQKARVDRAVQLLSTGNFGRTVVFGTRKQVLKIESFLLTQNLQFSFSSLDPGKDEVERIKAMENFNSGAASVIFCTDLAARGLDFIDVHMVLMLSLPKHNMAVETFVHRAGRTARAGRPGKCLQLHDEREDAAIEVIEKNAHIVFKKYIVGGEGKGSVARKRIKKGNLTPPNDQAKTTFTLTVKNPFRSTKPDAVVPTALDVLKKNIGSLFSNVCNVTEDVSGEIVTFEYPANSSHEVRQKLWKFSLKEVTPQN; translated from the coding sequence ATGAACATCTACAGTTGGGAGAGCTCAGCTAGACCCCAGAAAGGTAAAGCCAAAAAGGCTGGGACCATCGTGTTTCACCCAGATGAGACTGTTGATCTCTCCTTCAACCGCCTTCAAAAGGAATATCCACTTGACAAGACCGAGCACCCAAACTCTCAAAAAGCTTCGGAGGGGCAAACAGAACGGAAAAAGGCCCCTTTAATGACTGCTGGGACAGCCAAAAATCTCGTAAAGAGGATGGGGTTCGAGGCTCTACTTCCCTGCCAAGCACAGTGTTACCGAGGCGTCTTTAACCGCCGTGACGTGATTCTCCACAGCCGCACTGGGAGCGGTAAAACATTGGCCTACGCTCTTCCCATCATCGAACGCCACCTCATAATgagttctttttctcctcccgCGTCGACTGGGCCATTTCTTctaatatttcttttcagCAACGAGTTGGCCGCGCAAACGAAGGGTGTGCTCAAGAAAATATATCCCAAATTGAATATACTCATCGCCGGGTTTGACAATCTTGAAGTTCGGCGCTGTGATGTTTTGATCGGGACTGTTCGCTCTCTTGATGAGGCAATTCGAGGCAGGTTGAGTAAGGAATCTACCAGAGGGGAAAAGCGAACGCGTTCTGGTAGGgcaagggaagaggaagaggaaaaggaggaggctTATTGTGATGACCCTGGCACCGatgagagggagggggactTCGCTTCATCCTCTGTTAGTGCTTCGAATGTATGTGCCATTGTCGTAGATGAGGTGGACCTGACACTTGGGCCACGCTTTTCTAACATCGGGCGGCGCATGCGGAATCTTCTTAATTTCATACGAAAAGCAAACGGCTCACTGGCAAAAGGGCTATTGACGGATTACCGTGCTCACCACTACGTGCTCTGTGGGGCAACGATTCCAAACTGGGTGGTGAAAGCGGGGTTTCTTGGAGTGAAAAAATACTACTACCAGCTTGTGACAGTAGGGACTGCCAAGTTGCCAGAGAGACTGGAATGCTTCTCCATGTATTGTCCGCAGAAAGCCCGTGTGGACAGGGCCGTACAATTGCTTTCCACGGGAAATTTTGGCCGCACCGTAGTTTTCGGAACCAGGAAGCAGGTGCTAAAGATCGAGAGTTTTCTTTTAACGCAAAACCTGCAATTTTCCTTCAGTTCGTTGGACCCTGGCAAGGATGAGGTGGAGAGGATCAAAGCGATGGAAAATTTTAACAGTGGTGCAGCTTCGGTTATCTTTTGCACAGACCTTGCGGCCCGTGGATTGGATTTCATCGATGTACACATGGTACTAATGTTGTCGCTCCCGAAACACAATATGGCTGTTGAAACATTTGTACACCGGGCGGGCCGCACTGCGCGGGCCGGGCGCCCCGGTAAATGCTTACAACTGCACGATGAACGTGAGGACGCTGCCATTGAAGTTATCGAAAAGAATGCACACATCGTTTTCAAGAAATACAttgttggtggtgaaggaaaaggtagcGTCGCACGTAAAAGGATCAAAAAGGGGAACCTTACACCTCCTAACGACCAGGCGAAGACGACATTCACGCTTACCGTGAAGAACCCCTTCAGGTCTACAAAGCCCGATGCCGTTGTTCCTACTGCCCTGGATGTACTCAAAAAGAATATTGGATCTCTCTTCAGCAACGTCTGCAACGTCACGGAGGATGTCAGTGGGGAGATCGTAACGTTTGAGTACCCGGCCAACAGCTCGCATGAAGTGAGGCAGAAGCTGTGGAAGTTTTCATTGAAGGAAGTCACACCACAAAATTAA
- a CDS encoding syntaxin, putative (weak similarity to syntaxin and t-SNARE proteins Curated by Mark Field.): MSSLQDPFDESVSDVRELIVKARSIREAIQAKGLIASDAVTELGTVVDSVKEELMLLNDVLRVIEQKNGRVGEEVLSVNEVVRRQTVVRELEIDLKDICAFREFAESRVTENDVSNLDRGPAEGSHGDTFYLRQERVQREEQAQQDVILDRLSHGLQELRETGINVNDELQQQDNLLSIIQVDVEGVQARLRVVNAKVDKMLADMSSRSKICSLLGLALVALLLFYCVFS; the protein is encoded by the coding sequence ATGTCGTCTCTGCAAGATCCTTTCGATGAGTCCGTCAGCGACGTGAGGGAACTCATTGTGAAGGCCAGGAGTATACGGGAAGCTATACAGGCTAAGGGGTTAATTGCCAGCGATGCTGTCACGGAACTCGGTACCGTTGTGGATTCTGTAAAGGAGGAACTGATGCTTCTTAACGACGTACTGCGCGTCATCGAGCAGAAAAATGGCAGAGTTGGGGAAGAAGTTCTTTCTGTAAACGAGGTTGTTCGGCGGCAGACAGTTGTTCGCGAACTTGAGATCGATTTAAAAGACATTTGCGCATTTCGTGAGTTCGCGGAATCACGAGTCACGGAAAACGACGTTTCTAATCTTGACCGAGGTCCAGCCGAAGGTAGCCACGGTGATACATTTTATTTGCGTCAGGAACGGGTACAAAGGGAGGAGCAGGCACAGCAGGACGTAATATTGGACAGGCTTTCGCATGGCCTCCAGGAGCTTAGGGAAACGGGTATCAACGTGAATGACGAGCTTCAGCAGCAGGACAATTTGCTAAGCATTATTCAGGTGGATGTCGAGGGCGTTCAAGCGCGTTTGCGCGTAGTTAACGCTAAAGTTGACAAGATGCTCGCAGACATGTCGTCGAGGAGTAAGATTTGCTCCTTATTGGGACTCGCACTAGTGGCATTGCTCCTCTTCTATTGTGTCTTTAGTTGA